Proteins encoded in a region of the Gammaproteobacteria bacterium genome:
- the hflK gene encoding FtsH protease activity modulator HflK, with amino-acid sequence MAWNEPGNNGDNKDPWGGGGRRGGNDGPPDIDEVVKNLTKKINSLFGGSGKSSGGSGSGSGGGSAKLNAGMLGGLILAVVVVWAFMGFYTVDEAERGVVLRFGRVREAVVLPGLHWNPPIIDEVTKVNVQRLNSRQFVNDMLTTDENIINLTVTVQYRIEDPKSYVIAVQDPELSLRNASESAIRHIVGENFMDQILTTGRAAVADNVEQRLQDYMNVYQTGILISQVNVTDAQPPDAVRAAFDDVIRAREDEQRVQNQAQQYSAQVIPEARGDAQRAIEQANGYKQEVIAEAQGDASRFNQLLTEYRKAPEVTRERLYIEAIEDVMASASKIMVDIEGGNNMMYLPLDKIMEQGANNVGGTALPTTTRELQDLATRLAPYLPAPGSNNSVDRSRLTTSGRGR; translated from the coding sequence ATGGCTTGGAATGAACCTGGGAACAACGGCGACAACAAAGACCCCTGGGGGGGTGGAGGTCGTCGTGGTGGTAACGACGGACCCCCTGATATCGATGAGGTCGTCAAGAATCTGACCAAGAAAATCAATTCTCTGTTTGGTGGATCCGGCAAATCATCCGGCGGTTCAGGCTCCGGGTCGGGTGGCGGCAGCGCCAAACTGAATGCCGGGATGCTTGGCGGACTGATTCTTGCGGTGGTGGTGGTGTGGGCCTTTATGGGTTTTTACACCGTCGATGAAGCGGAGCGGGGTGTGGTGCTGCGGTTCGGGCGCGTGCGCGAGGCGGTGGTGCTTCCTGGTCTTCACTGGAATCCCCCGATCATTGACGAGGTGACCAAGGTCAACGTGCAGAGGCTTAACAGCCGCCAGTTTGTCAATGACATGCTGACGACCGATGAAAACATCATCAACCTCACCGTTACCGTACAGTACCGAATCGAGGACCCCAAGAGCTATGTTATTGCCGTGCAGGATCCCGAGCTGAGTCTGCGCAATGCGTCCGAATCGGCGATCCGGCACATAGTAGGCGAGAACTTCATGGATCAGATTCTGACCACAGGTCGTGCTGCTGTCGCCGACAATGTGGAACAGCGCCTGCAGGACTACATGAATGTCTACCAGACCGGCATATTAATCAGTCAGGTGAATGTCACCGATGCCCAACCTCCCGATGCCGTCAGGGCGGCTTTTGACGATGTGATCAGAGCCCGGGAAGATGAACAAAGAGTGCAGAATCAGGCCCAGCAGTACTCCGCTCAGGTAATCCCGGAAGCGCGTGGTGATGCTCAGCGGGCCATCGAGCAGGCGAACGGCTACAAGCAGGAAGTCATTGCCGAGGCTCAGGGTGACGCTTCGCGTTTCAATCAGCTGCTGACCGAGTACCGCAAGGCACCGGAAGTCACCCGTGAACGCCTTTACATCGAGGCTATCGAGGACGTGATGGCCAGTGCCAGTAAGATCATGGTTGACATTGAAGGTGGCAATAACATGATGTACCTGCCGCTGGACAAGATTATGGAACAGGGTGCAAATAACGTGGGTGGTACAGCGTTACCGACTACTACCCGTGAACTGCAGGATCTGGCCACGCGCCTGGCACCGTACCTGCCGGCACCTGGCAGCAACAACTCAGTAGATCGCTCGCGACTGACTACGAGCGGAAGGGGACGTTGA
- the hflX gene encoding ribosome rescue GTPase HflX, with product MFFERPDTGEVAILVHISIDSERDQEDPQEFEELVLSAGGDPAAFITGSRKQPSPSFFVGTGKLQEIADAVAGCDAELVIFNHTLSPSQERNLERHLKCRVLDRTGLILDIFAQRARSHEGKLQVELAQLQHMSTRLKRGWTHLDRQKGGIGLRGAGETQLELDQRMLRQRIKAINKSLERVRAQRNQGRRSRSRAEVPTVSLVGYTNAGKSTLFNRLTSAETYAADQLFATLDSTLRSIIVPSFGNVVFADTVGFISHLPHQLVEAFRATLEETSQADLLLHVVDSANESHDMLIREVEDVLAEIGAADAPILQVFNKIDLLENCAPAIDRDAEGRPWRVWLSARTGEGIELLLTAVSELLSGELVQQDLVLQPAHARLRSKLYARGAVQDEAVDENGQFHLKVRLARSNLLRILEEEGLQSESDYQLGKPVPTVEPALHVN from the coding sequence TTGTTTTTCGAGCGCCCTGATACAGGTGAAGTCGCCATTCTGGTTCATATCTCTATTGATTCAGAACGCGATCAGGAAGATCCTCAGGAATTTGAAGAGCTGGTGCTATCTGCCGGAGGTGATCCGGCAGCTTTCATCACCGGAAGTCGCAAACAACCCTCACCCAGTTTTTTCGTCGGGACCGGCAAGCTGCAGGAAATCGCGGACGCAGTGGCGGGTTGCGACGCCGAGCTGGTCATTTTCAACCATACCCTGTCTCCGAGCCAGGAACGCAACCTGGAACGGCACCTGAAATGTCGCGTACTTGACCGCACCGGCCTGATTCTCGACATCTTTGCCCAGCGAGCCCGCAGCCATGAAGGTAAATTGCAGGTAGAACTCGCGCAGTTGCAGCATATGAGTACCCGGCTGAAACGTGGCTGGACCCACCTGGACAGACAGAAGGGCGGTATCGGCCTGCGTGGAGCGGGTGAGACTCAGCTGGAACTGGACCAGCGTATGCTGCGCCAGCGCATCAAGGCCATCAACAAAAGCCTGGAGCGGGTTCGCGCTCAGCGCAACCAGGGCAGACGGTCCCGGAGCCGGGCTGAAGTGCCGACCGTGTCGCTGGTCGGCTATACCAATGCCGGCAAGTCGACCCTGTTCAACAGATTGACCAGTGCCGAAACCTATGCCGCGGATCAGCTTTTTGCGACTCTGGACTCCACCCTCAGGTCGATTATAGTTCCGTCTTTCGGCAATGTTGTATTTGCAGACACCGTGGGCTTTATCAGCCACCTCCCGCACCAGCTGGTGGAAGCTTTCCGCGCCACCCTGGAGGAGACTTCACAGGCTGATCTGCTACTACATGTTGTAGATTCGGCCAATGAATCACACGATATGCTGATCCGGGAAGTCGAAGATGTTCTGGCCGAGATCGGTGCTGCCGATGCGCCGATTCTGCAGGTGTTCAATAAAATCGATCTGCTGGAGAACTGCGCTCCCGCCATCGACAGAGATGCCGAGGGAAGACCCTGGCGGGTGTGGTTATCCGCCCGGACTGGCGAGGGTATTGAGCTGTTGCTGACGGCCGTCAGTGAACTGTTGTCCGGCGAACTGGTGCAGCAGGATCTGGTGCTGCAGCCCGCCCATGCGCGTTTGCGCAGTAAGCTGTATGCCAGAGGCGCGGTACAGGACGAGGCGGTGGACGAGAACGGCCAGTTTCATCTGAAAGTCAGGCTGGCGCGTAGTAATTTACTGAGAATCCTTGAGGAAGAGGGGCTGCAGTCAGAGTCCGATTACCAGTTGGGGAAGCCGGTACCCACAGTCGAACCGGCACTGCATGTCAATTGA
- the miaA gene encoding tRNA (adenosine(37)-N6)-dimethylallyltransferase MiaA: MTAPPISRPCVYCLMGPTASGKTDLAVELAQRLPVDLISVDSTQVYRGMDIGSGKPDRETLAIAPHRLIDIRDPGEVYSAADFLTDALATIGEVLESGRIPLLVGGTMLYFKVLRDGLAQLPTASPAIRAGIEQLAAEQGWSAVHRRLAEVDPASAARIHPNDPQRLQRALEVYLAAGKTMTELHAQGRLAAAASESYPFQLRFLALMPQSRQQLHEIIASRFQSMLRLGLVEEVEGLYRRGDLSSSLPAIKSVGYRQVWQYLSGEIDYDAMVERGIIATRQLAKRQYTWLRSWPELTSLGGRSDNSLNELLNILESTSIYGITE, from the coding sequence ATGACTGCCCCCCCCATATCCCGACCTTGCGTGTACTGTCTGATGGGCCCCACCGCGTCTGGAAAAACCGACCTGGCGGTAGAGCTGGCGCAACGCCTGCCGGTCGACCTCATCAGTGTCGATTCGACACAGGTTTATCGGGGCATGGACATTGGCAGTGGCAAACCGGACCGCGAGACACTGGCAATCGCGCCGCACCGGCTGATTGATATCAGGGATCCGGGCGAGGTTTATTCCGCCGCTGACTTTCTAACCGACGCGCTGGCAACCATCGGGGAAGTACTCGAATCTGGCCGGATTCCCCTGCTGGTGGGTGGCACTATGCTGTATTTCAAAGTGCTGCGAGACGGGCTGGCCCAGCTGCCCACCGCCAGCCCGGCGATCCGCGCCGGGATAGAACAACTGGCTGCTGAGCAGGGCTGGTCGGCGGTGCACAGGCGTCTGGCCGAGGTCGACCCGGCATCAGCGGCCCGCATTCACCCCAATGACCCCCAGCGCCTGCAGCGGGCCCTGGAAGTTTACCTGGCCGCCGGTAAAACCATGACCGAGCTACATGCGCAAGGCCGGCTGGCAGCAGCGGCAAGTGAGTCCTATCCCTTTCAGTTACGTTTCCTGGCGCTGATGCCCCAGTCCCGCCAGCAGCTGCATGAAATAATTGCCAGCCGATTCCAATCCATGTTGAGGCTTGGGCTCGTAGAAGAAGTGGAAGGGCTTTATCGTCGCGGGGACCTGTCATCCAGCCTGCCAGCCATCAAATCAGTCGGATATCGTCAGGTCTGGCAGTATTTATCCGGTGAAATCGACTATGATGCAATGGTTGAAAGAGGTATTATTGCCACCAGGCAACTGGCCAAGCGCCAGTATACCTGGTTGAGGAGCTGGCCCGAGCTCACCAGTCTGGGTGGCCGCAGTGACAATTCCCTGAATGAACTCTTGAATATCCTGGAATCAACCTCGATATACGGGATTACTGAGTAG
- the hflC gene encoding protease modulator HflC: MKNFIGLGLVVLVVLVASNSLFVVRETERAVLLQFGQLVDDDIAPGLHVKIPFINRVAKFDGRIQTADAVPTRFLTLEQKALMVDSYAKFRIVDVGQFYVANAGDLTRAQQLLSERINDGLRDQFGSRTLQEVVAGERDDLMVALTTELNEDTAIDIGIEVIDVRVKRIDLPDDVRSSVYERMTTERNREAQELRSRGEELAIGIRADADRQARIYLAEAYRDAEQIRGEGDAEATGIYAEAYNRDPEFYAFTRSLNAYRSTFSNKGDFLLIDPDSDYFRYLNNRPTN; encoded by the coding sequence ATGAAGAATTTCATCGGCTTGGGACTAGTAGTCCTGGTAGTACTGGTAGCCAGCAATTCCCTGTTTGTAGTCCGAGAGACAGAGCGTGCTGTGCTGTTACAATTTGGCCAGTTGGTGGATGACGATATTGCACCGGGTCTGCATGTAAAGATTCCTTTTATAAACCGGGTGGCGAAGTTTGACGGGCGCATACAAACGGCCGACGCGGTGCCAACCCGGTTTCTTACTCTGGAGCAGAAAGCCTTGATGGTGGATTCCTACGCCAAGTTCCGCATCGTGGATGTCGGCCAGTTCTATGTTGCCAATGCGGGTGATCTCACCAGGGCGCAGCAGCTTTTATCAGAGCGGATTAACGATGGACTACGCGACCAGTTTGGTTCCCGGACCCTGCAGGAAGTGGTAGCCGGTGAAAGGGATGATCTCATGGTAGCCCTTACAACCGAACTCAATGAAGACACTGCCATTGATATTGGCATAGAAGTGATCGATGTCCGGGTCAAGCGGATTGATCTGCCCGATGACGTCAGGTCTTCGGTGTATGAACGGATGACTACAGAACGTAACAGGGAAGCCCAGGAGCTGCGTTCCAGGGGTGAGGAACTGGCCATCGGGATACGAGCTGATGCAGACAGGCAAGCGAGAATTTACCTGGCCGAAGCCTATCGTGACGCCGAGCAGATTCGTGGCGAAGGTGATGCCGAAGCCACCGGTATCTATGCGGAAGCGTACAATAGAGATCCCGAGTTCTACGCTTTTACCAGAAGCCTGAATGCCTACCGATCAACATTCAGTAACAAAGGTGATTTTCTGCTGATAGATCCGGACAGTGACTACTTCAGGTATCTGAACAATAGACCGACAAACTGA
- the hfq gene encoding RNA chaperone Hfq codes for MSKGHTLQDPFLNVLRKERIPVSIYLVSGIKLQGQIESFDQFVIVLKNAVNQMVYKHAISTVVPARTVRIPTPGQTEQAGGVEPDENFGNTA; via the coding sequence ATGTCGAAAGGGCATACTCTACAAGACCCTTTTCTGAATGTATTAAGGAAAGAGCGAATACCCGTCTCGATTTACCTCGTCAGTGGCATCAAGCTGCAGGGCCAGATCGAGTCTTTTGACCAGTTTGTCATTGTATTGAAGAACGCTGTTAACCAGATGGTGTACAAGCACGCCATATCAACAGTAGTCCCGGCCCGTACAGTCAGGATTCCCACCCCTGGACAAACCGAACAGGCTGGCGGCGTTGAGCCCGATGAAAACTTCGGCAATACCGCCTGA
- a CDS encoding DUF2065 domain-containing protein has product MAHELGVAFCLMLVIEGMLPFVAPGRWRRMLEAVEQVNDGTLRVIGLGSMLVGTGLLYLIN; this is encoded by the coding sequence ATGGCTCATGAATTGGGTGTCGCCTTCTGCCTGATGCTGGTGATAGAGGGCATGCTTCCCTTTGTCGCGCCTGGGCGCTGGCGCAGGATGCTCGAGGCCGTGGAACAGGTAAACGATGGTACCTTACGAGTGATCGGGCTTGGCAGCATGTTGGTGGGTACCGGACTTTTGTACCTGATCAACTGA